In the genome of Candidatus Bathyarchaeota archaeon, the window AGGTAGACATCCTCGACCGATAATTTTAGATACCCATTTGAAATTTCCAGTAAAATCAAAATTGTTCAAAAATTCATCTTCGCTTCCGTGGATTGTGATAGGGGAGGAAGTAGACAAAGCAAAGTTTAGTACTTTAGAAGATAGAGGAGCTAAGATTCTTCAAACACCATTGAAAGATGGTAAGATCGATCTTTCTGCTTTATTACAATATCTAGCAAGACTAGGCATTGGAAGTATAATGGTTGAAGGCGGGGCTGATGTTATTTCTAGTTTTGTAAAAGAGAAATTGGTTGATTTGATAATAACAACTTTAACTCCATATTTTATCAGTAATGGTTTGCCTGTATTATCACAAGATCTTTCTAACAATAAAAATAATAAAATATCTCTAAAGAATTTCAAATACGTTCAAATTGGACAAGATCTAATTGCTTATGGCACGCCTTCTTGGAATGCCACCAAATGAAGTTTACACTATAATCATGTGAAATTATTTGAGATATGAATATCCAATACCCATTCGCTTCAGTTGTGAAAGATGTGCATTATGTTGCGGAGATACTGATCAAAAGACCAGAAGAATTCTCATTCTTGAATCGGAGGCTGATGATATCTCAAAAAGTACTCAATTGGATATTGAGAAATTCACTGAGAATGATGATAGGTACCAGCCATATAGTTACCAAATTAAGAAAACAGAAAATGGAAAATGTATCTTTCTAAGGGGTAATGCATGCTCGATATATGAATTTAGGCCGCTAATTTGTAGATTTTATCCCTTTAGACTTGATTTTAAAAAAGATGTATACATTTTCAATTATACAAACGAGTGTCCAGGAATTGAGAAAGGTAAAATATTAAAAAAGGTTTTTTTCAAAAAGTTATTTGATATATTTGCAACCAAAATGCTCTAAGATAATATAGAAGTGATAGTAAATGTTGGATTATTAGACTCTTATTTTCTTTTTCTTTTATTTTTACGCTTCTTGTAAATCCAAAATATAATCAAAATTATTGCCACAGCTATTATAACGTAAATAGAGATTAGCATGTAGTTGTCCCAGAAAATAGCTTTCATCACTGGAAGGATAATAATTGTCCATAAGA includes:
- a CDS encoding YkgJ family cysteine cluster protein translates to MRYEYPIPIRFSCERCALCCGDTDQKTRRILILESEADDISKSTQLDIEKFTENDDRYQPYSYQIKKTENGKCIFLRGNACSIYEFRPLICRFYPFRLDFKKDVYIFNYTNECPGIEKGKILKKVFFKKLFDIFATKML